One Desulfovibrio fairfieldensis genomic window carries:
- a CDS encoding methyl-accepting chemotaxis protein — protein MTIRTRFLLAFIGTILLIAGGVISYVAVQMRDDAESYYISSSSVELRLMNDYIEEFLKTAINNAAIAAKDAEFAGAGGIFPRYVEKDVETVFRVADLSPEARHLMEPLSRLDKDYDSYVEVYAGFADGSLVTTLDGLKFPAHFDMSKRPWYVARAGAAEDVGLAGAYTSMSGETVFAITHKIKDAQGRLAGVLGIDVTLKLLADKFAELSKGDNGYFVLIENTGKILCEPAHPALVGKVLGKDVNDAGMLRVFGTDKGVVRLTVDGEAIQANVITNSFGWKLVSVQSDAAIYARSNATVRAVALITLTLALLALAGAVWVARSVSRPLARIVETSREISAGNLDARLDPKDYYGELFQLQEVLSDMVATLKQRLAEAREQSDLAKTETARAQEAVQMAEEARHKAENARREGMLAAAGQLEGVVGVVGSVVAGLSAQIERSERGAAEQASRVTETVTAMEEMNATVTEVARNAGTASEVSAATRQKAEAGAEVVSRAVGSIHRVGEQSLKLKDDMRALAEQARSIDRIMGVISDIADQTNLLALNAAIEAARAGDAGRGFAVVADEVRKLAEKTMASTTDVGNAIKAIQQSAGQSAEQVDIAVRIIDEATEFAGKSGEALQQIVEMADSTADQVRTIATASEQQSASSEEISRSISHVNAIAGDTAQAMQAAAGAVTDLAEQTRALSGLIENMKKS, from the coding sequence ATGACAATCAGAACACGATTTTTGTTGGCTTTTATTGGGACCATCCTGCTCATTGCCGGCGGGGTTATCAGCTATGTGGCCGTACAGATGCGCGACGACGCGGAAAGTTATTACATTTCCTCCTCCAGCGTGGAATTGCGCCTGATGAACGATTATATCGAGGAGTTTCTGAAGACGGCCATCAATAATGCGGCCATAGCCGCCAAGGATGCCGAATTTGCCGGGGCCGGGGGCATTTTTCCCCGTTACGTGGAAAAGGATGTTGAAACCGTTTTTCGTGTGGCGGATCTGAGCCCGGAGGCGCGGCACCTGATGGAACCGCTGTCGCGCCTTGACAAGGATTACGACAGCTATGTGGAAGTGTACGCCGGTTTTGCCGACGGCAGTCTGGTCACGACCCTGGACGGCCTGAAGTTTCCCGCCCATTTCGACATGAGCAAGCGCCCCTGGTATGTGGCGCGCGCCGGAGCCGCCGAGGACGTGGGGCTGGCCGGAGCCTATACCTCCATGTCCGGGGAAACGGTTTTCGCCATTACGCACAAGATAAAGGATGCGCAGGGCAGGCTGGCGGGCGTGCTGGGCATAGATGTGACCTTGAAGCTGCTTGCGGACAAGTTTGCGGAACTGAGCAAGGGCGACAACGGATATTTCGTGCTTATCGAAAACACCGGCAAGATCCTGTGCGAACCCGCGCATCCGGCTTTGGTGGGCAAGGTGCTGGGCAAAGACGTCAATGATGCGGGCATGCTGCGGGTCTTTGGCACCGACAAGGGCGTGGTGCGCCTGACCGTGGACGGCGAGGCCATCCAAGCCAACGTTATCACCAACTCTTTCGGCTGGAAGCTGGTCTCCGTGCAGAGCGATGCGGCCATCTACGCCCGCAGCAACGCCACTGTGCGGGCTGTGGCCCTGATTACCCTGACCCTGGCCCTGCTGGCCCTGGCCGGGGCGGTCTGGGTCGCCCGTTCGGTCAGCAGGCCCCTGGCGCGCATCGTCGAGACCTCCAGGGAGATTTCGGCTGGCAATCTGGACGCGCGGCTTGACCCCAAAGACTATTACGGCGAGTTGTTCCAATTGCAGGAGGTTCTGAGCGACATGGTGGCGACGCTCAAGCAGCGCCTCGCCGAGGCCCGCGAACAGTCGGATCTGGCCAAAACGGAAACCGCCAGGGCCCAGGAAGCCGTGCAAATGGCGGAAGAGGCCCGCCATAAGGCCGAAAATGCCCGGCGTGAGGGCATGCTGGCCGCCGCCGGGCAGCTGGAAGGCGTGGTGGGCGTGGTGGGCTCGGTGGTTGCCGGGCTCTCCGCCCAGATTGAACGATCCGAGCGCGGCGCGGCGGAACAGGCCTCCCGGGTGACGGAAACCGTCACCGCCATGGAGGAAATGAACGCTACTGTGACCGAAGTGGCCCGGAACGCGGGCACCGCCTCGGAAGTCTCCGCGGCCACCCGGCAGAAGGCCGAGGCCGGAGCGGAAGTGGTTTCGCGGGCCGTGGGCAGCATCCACCGGGTGGGGGAGCAGTCCCTGAAGCTCAAGGACGACATGCGCGCCCTTGCGGAACAGGCCCGGTCCATTGACCGGATCATGGGCGTGATTTCAGATATTGCGGACCAGACCAATCTGCTGGCCCTGAACGCGGCCATTGAAGCGGCCCGCGCGGGCGATGCCGGGCGCGGCTTCGCCGTGGTGGCGGACGAGGTGCGCAAGCTGGCTGAAAAGACCATGGCCTCCACCACGGATGTGGGCAACGCCATCAAGGCCATCCAGCAGAGCGCCGGTCAGAGCGCGGAACAGGTGGATATTGCCGTGCGGATCATCGACGAGGCCACGGAGTTCGCGGGCAAGTCCGGCGAAGCCCTGCAGCAGATCGTGGAGATGGCCGATTCCACGGCCGACCAGGTGCGGACCATTGCCACGGCCTCGGAGCAGCAGTCCGCCTCCAG